A genomic segment from Thiomicrorhabdus aquaedulcis encodes:
- a CDS encoding sigma-54-dependent transcriptional regulator, with product MSFAKILVVEDDAELQEALVDTLMLNGFEVLSVSCAEEALVALDDDIGMVFSDIRMDGMDGYTLMQRIRAMKPYLPIVLMTAYGTIEQAVNAMKAGAVDYIVKPFEANVLVEKAHIYFNRDASSEDDFVAADSVTQQLKAMAKKVAQSDASILISGDSGTGKEVLARYIHNQSPRVKQPFVAINCAAIPENMLEAMLFGYEKGAFTGALKAMPGKFEQAQNGTIFLDEIGEMKPDLQAKLLRVLQEKEVERIGGLKLIQLDVRVLSASNIDMKKAILDGKFREDLFYRLNVFPMRLPPLKERPKDIAAILERLIQRHCGTRRVEPMVSAPAMKRLIQYPWPGNIRELDNVVQRALVMMSGNTIEEQDILLDDYDEQALVQSLVAIPQVKNLTAQVNDELNVVYAEDSQNAFNDFANTERTLDLKGRETELILNMLKQHEGHRQKTAEALSISPRTLRYKLAKLKELGVDVP from the coding sequence ATGAGTTTTGCCAAAATATTGGTTGTAGAAGACGATGCTGAGCTGCAAGAGGCGCTGGTGGATACCCTAATGCTCAACGGTTTTGAAGTGTTGAGCGTGAGTTGCGCCGAAGAAGCCTTGGTGGCGCTAGACGACGACATTGGCATGGTGTTTAGCGACATTAGAATGGACGGCATGGACGGCTACACGTTAATGCAGCGGATTCGCGCCATGAAACCCTATTTACCCATTGTTTTAATGACCGCTTACGGCACCATCGAACAGGCGGTAAACGCCATGAAAGCCGGTGCAGTAGATTACATTGTTAAGCCGTTTGAGGCCAATGTATTGGTTGAAAAAGCCCATATTTACTTTAACCGCGACGCGTCCAGCGAAGACGATTTTGTTGCGGCCGACAGCGTGACCCAGCAGCTAAAAGCCATGGCTAAAAAAGTGGCGCAAAGTGACGCGAGTATTTTAATCAGCGGCGACAGTGGCACGGGTAAAGAGGTGTTGGCGCGCTACATCCACAATCAATCACCCCGCGTAAAGCAGCCGTTTGTGGCTATAAATTGTGCGGCCATTCCTGAAAATATGCTGGAAGCCATGTTGTTTGGTTATGAAAAAGGCGCGTTTACCGGTGCGTTAAAAGCCATGCCAGGCAAATTTGAACAGGCGCAAAATGGCACCATCTTTTTAGATGAAATTGGCGAAATGAAACCCGATTTGCAAGCCAAGTTATTGCGCGTGTTGCAAGAAAAAGAGGTTGAACGCATTGGTGGCCTAAAATTAATTCAATTGGATGTTCGGGTGTTAAGCGCCTCAAACATCGACATGAAAAAAGCCATTCTCGACGGAAAATTTAGAGAAGATTTATTTTATCGTCTTAATGTTTTTCCCATGCGTTTGCCACCGCTTAAAGAGCGACCCAAAGACATCGCGGCCATTTTAGAGCGTTTAATTCAGCGCCATTGCGGCACCCGCCGAGTAGAGCCGATGGTGTCGGCACCGGCTATGAAGCGTTTAATACAATATCCGTGGCCGGGCAATATTCGCGAGCTTGATAACGTGGTGCAACGCGCTCTGGTGATGATGTCGGGCAACACCATTGAAGAACAAGATATTTTATTAGACGATTATGACGAGCAGGCTCTTGTGCAATCGTTGGTTGCAATACCTCAAGTTAAAAACTTAACGGCACAGGTCAACGATGAATTAAACGTCGTTTATGCAGAAGATTCGCAAAATGCGTTTAATGATTTTGCCAATACTGAACGTACATTGGATTTAAAAGGGCGCGAAACCGAGCTAATTTTAAACATGTTAAAGCAGCACGAAGGGCACCGTCAAAAAACCGCTGAAGCCTTAAGTATTAGCCCAAGAACGTTGCGCTATAAATTGGCGAAATTAAAAGAATTGGGTGTAGATGTTCCTTAA
- the fliG gene encoding flagellar motor switch protein FliG, with amino-acid sequence MAESVIEEVANEKEITSLNKAAILLLSLGKDSAAKVLKHLNPREVQQIGSAMTSVENVSHNDIQRVMKSFLNELGEDALGVDPSEYAQSLMADALGAGGGHLMDAALLGDQVKGLEALKWMHPSTISNMLRNEHPQVVAIVLSYFDSDQAAEVLRGIPQRFQAEVIYRIATLTTIQPRALFDLNDVLENASSDGEGGKLATIGGEKRAAEILNLVGGGVDTRILDDIAIEHEDVSKAIQDKMFVFDDIAGIDDRGIQTIVGEVPNEILIVALKGADTALREKFLSNVSKRQADIMRDDLETGGPVKLSAVEEAQRTIIQTVRRLADEERVMMPGGGEEFV; translated from the coding sequence ATGGCTGAGTCGGTGATTGAAGAAGTTGCAAATGAAAAAGAAATAACCAGCTTAAATAAAGCGGCCATTTTATTGCTCTCGTTGGGTAAAGACTCTGCGGCCAAGGTGCTAAAGCACTTAAACCCCCGCGAGGTTCAGCAGATTGGTTCAGCGATGACGTCGGTTGAAAATGTATCGCATAATGACATTCAGCGAGTGATGAAATCATTTTTAAACGAACTGGGCGAAGACGCTTTGGGCGTTGACCCTAGTGAGTACGCGCAATCATTAATGGCCGATGCGCTGGGCGCGGGTGGCGGACATTTAATGGACGCGGCGTTATTGGGCGATCAGGTCAAAGGGCTTGAAGCGCTTAAGTGGATGCACCCATCTACTATTTCAAACATGTTACGTAATGAGCATCCGCAGGTTGTGGCGATTGTGTTGTCGTATTTTGATTCGGATCAGGCCGCCGAAGTGTTGCGTGGGATTCCGCAGCGTTTTCAGGCCGAGGTTATTTATCGTATTGCCACTTTAACCACGATTCAGCCACGCGCTCTATTTGATTTAAACGACGTGTTGGAGAACGCCTCAAGTGATGGTGAGGGCGGGAAGCTGGCAACCATTGGCGGTGAAAAGCGTGCCGCTGAAATCTTAAACTTGGTGGGCGGCGGTGTCGATACGCGTATTTTGGACGACATTGCCATTGAACACGAAGACGTGAGCAAGGCGATTCAAGACAAAATGTTTGTGTTTGACGATATTGCGGGTATTGATGACCGTGGTATTCAAACCATTGTGGGTGAAGTGCCCAATGAAATTCTTATTGTGGCTCTTAAAGGTGCTGATACGGCACTTAGAGAGAAGTTTCTATCCAACGTGTCTAAACGTCAAGCCGATATTATGCGTGATGATCTTGAAACTGGTGGTCCTGTTAAACTCAGCGCGGTTGAAGAAGCCCAGCGAACTATTATTCAGACCGTACGCCGCTTGGCCGATGAAGAGCGCGTTATGATGCCGGGTGGTGGTGAGGAGTTTGTATAA
- the fliF gene encoding flagellar basal-body MS-ring/collar protein FliF gives MANQQASLDPTLNTQPPASSSALINNLTSLSVAKQVSLVIALAASIALIVGIILWSQNTPYSLLFGSMDAKDLSEVVQTLDTEGVKYKIDEKSGGILVPADKVPALRLKLAAAGYPKQAATGYQLLDVEQGFGISQFKETTQYHRALEGELAKSVSSINAVKSARVMLGLPKRSVFVRKEQKPSASVLVQLYPGRTLNEEQVSSIVYLVSASIPNMEAQSVTVVDQNGNLLTSQSANTSMNMSMKQLDYTRTVEETLSNRIVNLLAPIVGGQHKVRAQVTAELDFTQQEQTRENYQPDPAAIRSEQEVREFNRSAGPEGVPGALTNQPPAAGLAPEEGFNAGGDGANGTNSSSEKTTKNYEIDRTISHIKNSVGNIHRLSVAVVLDDKITVNETGEQVRTALTDDELLRYRRLVSDTVGMDETRGDTLSVVNASFVVAPTEELASLPIWQEAWFLDLLKQVLAGLAVLIIVFGVIRPMLRDLSKKEVSALDYPEDVAEELEKVENVDEISKALEQMNVEVEKTATASEADSSAQHELLEKVRAIVAADPKVAAHVIKQWMSGGKDG, from the coding sequence ATGGCCAATCAACAAGCGTCTTTAGACCCGACCCTAAACACGCAACCACCGGCGAGTTCATCGGCGTTGATTAATAATTTAACTTCTTTAAGCGTCGCCAAGCAAGTGAGTTTGGTTATTGCCTTGGCGGCGTCTATTGCATTGATTGTGGGCATTATTTTATGGTCGCAAAATACGCCGTATTCGTTATTGTTTGGCAGTATGGACGCCAAAGATTTAAGTGAAGTGGTGCAAACGCTTGACACCGAAGGCGTTAAATACAAAATTGATGAAAAGAGTGGTGGGATTTTAGTTCCTGCCGACAAAGTCCCCGCTTTACGTCTTAAGTTAGCCGCCGCAGGCTACCCCAAACAAGCCGCTACTGGCTATCAACTTTTGGACGTTGAGCAAGGTTTTGGTATTTCACAATTTAAAGAAACTACCCAATATCATCGTGCTTTAGAAGGCGAGCTGGCCAAGTCTGTGTCGTCTATTAATGCGGTTAAGTCAGCGCGTGTTATGTTGGGGTTGCCTAAGCGTTCGGTGTTTGTTCGCAAAGAGCAAAAGCCTTCGGCCTCGGTGTTGGTGCAGCTGTATCCTGGGCGCACATTAAACGAAGAGCAGGTAAGCTCTATTGTCTACTTGGTGTCGGCCAGCATTCCTAACATGGAAGCTCAGTCGGTTACCGTGGTTGATCAAAACGGAAATTTGCTGACCAGCCAGTCGGCTAATACATCGATGAACATGAGCATGAAGCAGCTCGATTACACTCGTACCGTAGAAGAAACCCTATCCAATCGCATTGTAAATTTGTTGGCACCCATTGTTGGCGGTCAGCACAAAGTGCGTGCGCAAGTGACAGCCGAACTCGATTTTACCCAGCAAGAACAAACCCGTGAAAATTACCAGCCTGATCCCGCCGCCATTCGCTCAGAACAAGAGGTTCGTGAGTTTAATCGCTCGGCCGGGCCTGAAGGTGTTCCGGGCGCTTTAACCAATCAACCACCTGCAGCAGGTTTGGCGCCCGAAGAAGGCTTTAATGCTGGGGGTGATGGCGCTAATGGTACCAACAGTTCGAGCGAAAAAACCACTAAAAATTACGAAATTGACCGCACCATTAGCCACATAAAAAACTCGGTGGGCAATATTCACCGTTTGTCGGTTGCGGTTGTGCTGGACGATAAAATTACAGTAAACGAGACGGGCGAACAGGTGCGTACCGCGCTAACCGATGACGAGTTGTTGCGCTATCGCCGCTTGGTAAGCGATACCGTGGGCATGGATGAAACACGTGGTGATACCCTTAGTGTGGTAAATGCTTCTTTTGTGGTAGCCCCAACCGAAGAGTTGGCTAGTTTGCCTATTTGGCAAGAAGCATGGTTTTTAGATTTGCTTAAACAAGTGTTGGCTGGTTTGGCGGTGTTGATTATTGTGTTTGGGGTGATTCGTCCTATGCTAAGAGATCTGTCTAAAAAAGAAGTGAGTGCATTAGACTATCCTGAAGACGTGGCCGAAGAGTTGGAAAAAGTTGAGAACGTCGATGAGATTTCTAAAGCACTTGAACAGATGAATGTTGAGGTGGAAAAAACGGCCACTGCATCCGAAGCCGATTCAAGTGCGCAACACGAATTGCTCGAAAAAGTACGCGCGATTGTGGCCGCCGATCCAAAAGTGGCTGCTCACGTGATTAAACAGTGGATGTCAGGGGGCAAAGATGGCTGA
- a CDS encoding flagellar hook-length control protein FliK, with protein MLHATHAIKPPSVANAAVQDVVAQSKDKLSAKGASFADVFSTLTETTTETEASVLSSALTLAPGQSISLAGLPALPDVSAQIAQPGLVNNLTETDLNTTLTEPDATVMAQLGLLNTGLSDDALAQVARPANGLTRPGELAVATIDKSLIDSDGMALSTDASGLLVSIESSNAITAPIANASEVSSTLADAVVNDKTMVDLSTINASLEAQAVPVVGALGVSTSSLVTPTGTVNTAASSASINTGAGMPQSGAQTGTQDGSTQSGFSGQGQSNAGGQPNAGQSNAGGQPNAGQSNAGQPNAGQPNAGQSNPGQTNPGQPNVGQATPGQAIAQQMMAMGQNVQGDKQEALEQQANAFKLTDGNLAKSGGTDLLVGAEVATERRSSLPLGLQTIAHPVKHPQWGQALGQRVVFMANSGISQAQITLNPEKLGPMQVKLHMDKEQQLHITLNAQHGATRESIENALPRLKEMLEQAGIDLGSVNVGQDRQFSEQFSGDSSSQQHSPGLVNGSDTHTDEPMVIPAVLSDNLVDYYA; from the coding sequence ATGTTGCATGCCACACACGCTATTAAACCCCCATCAGTCGCAAACGCCGCGGTACAGGACGTTGTGGCTCAATCAAAAGACAAGCTTTCTGCAAAGGGGGCGAGTTTTGCCGATGTGTTTTCAACGCTCACCGAGACGACAACGGAAACAGAGGCGTCGGTTTTAAGCTCAGCGTTAACATTAGCACCGGGTCAATCGATATCTTTGGCGGGGTTACCAGCGTTGCCTGATGTAAGTGCTCAAATAGCGCAACCTGGCCTAGTTAATAATTTAACTGAAACAGATTTAAATACGACATTAACTGAACCTGATGCCACCGTGATGGCGCAGTTAGGTTTGCTGAACACTGGATTGTCTGATGATGCGTTAGCCCAAGTTGCAAGACCTGCTAATGGATTGACCAGGCCTGGTGAATTGGCTGTGGCAACCATTGACAAGAGTTTAATTGATTCAGATGGCATGGCTTTAAGCACGGACGCTAGTGGGTTGCTCGTGAGCATCGAAAGCAGTAATGCAATTACAGCACCTATTGCCAACGCATCAGAGGTTTCTAGCACGTTGGCAGATGCGGTTGTTAATGATAAAACTATGGTTGATTTGTCTACAATTAATGCGTCTTTAGAGGCACAAGCAGTCCCAGTGGTTGGTGCACTTGGGGTTAGCACAAGTTCGCTGGTAACGCCTACAGGCACTGTAAATACTGCCGCAAGTTCGGCAAGTATTAATACCGGTGCAGGCATGCCACAATCTGGGGCTCAAACCGGTACGCAAGATGGTTCAACACAGTCTGGATTTTCTGGACAAGGGCAGTCTAATGCTGGTGGACAGCCGAATGCTGGGCAATCGAATGCTGGTGGACAGCCGAATGCTGGGCAATCGAATGCAGGACAGCCAAATGCTGGGCAACCGAACGCGGGGCAGTCCAATCCTGGACAAACTAATCCGGGCCAGCCTAATGTTGGTCAAGCAACGCCAGGCCAGGCCATTGCACAGCAAATGATGGCTATGGGTCAAAATGTACAGGGTGATAAACAGGAGGCCTTAGAGCAACAGGCCAATGCATTTAAATTGACGGACGGAAATCTGGCAAAAAGTGGCGGTACAGACTTGTTAGTGGGGGCAGAGGTTGCCACTGAGCGGCGCAGTAGTTTGCCGCTTGGACTGCAAACCATTGCACATCCAGTTAAGCATCCTCAATGGGGGCAGGCTTTGGGACAGCGGGTAGTCTTTATGGCTAACAGCGGTATTTCACAAGCGCAAATCACGCTTAACCCCGAAAAGCTCGGACCCATGCAGGTTAAGTTGCATATGGACAAAGAACAGCAACTGCACATCACGTTAAACGCGCAGCATGGCGCAACGCGTGAAAGTATAGAAAACGCCTTGCCACGTTTAAAAGAGATGTTAGAGCAAGCAGGGATTGATTTAGGTTCGGTAAACGTTGGTCAAGATCGCCAGTTTTCCGAGCAGTTTTCAGGGGATTCATCGTCTCAACAACATTCACCAGGCCTGGTTAACGGGTCTGACACGCACACCGATGAACCAATGGTAATACCAGCGGTTTTGTCTGATAATCTTGTCGACTATTACGCCTAG
- the fliE gene encoding flagellar hook-basal body complex protein FliE — protein sequence MNTIDTQSLMLQMRSLASQAQAQPLNAPTALEGMDANGQQKAASFAELLSQSVEAVSGEQNKAGDMREAFERGDPKTELSEVMLQVQKASLSFQAMTQVRNKLVEAYKDVINMPL from the coding sequence ATGAACACGATTGATACACAAAGCTTAATGCTACAAATGCGCTCATTGGCCAGTCAGGCGCAAGCACAACCGCTAAATGCACCCACCGCGCTTGAGGGTATGGACGCCAATGGGCAACAAAAAGCGGCGAGTTTTGCCGAGTTATTGTCGCAATCGGTCGAAGCGGTTAGCGGTGAGCAAAATAAAGCCGGTGACATGCGTGAAGCATTTGAACGCGGAGACCCCAAAACCGAGTTGTCTGAGGTTATGTTGCAAGTTCAAAAAGCCAGTTTGTCGTTTCAAGCCATGACTCAAGTACGTAATAAGTTGGTAGAGGCTTATAAAGATGTAATTAATATGCCTTTATGA
- the motA gene encoding flagellar motor stator protein MotA, whose product MKAIVGTLVVIGTLLGGYLPHGSFGIMIQPLELVIICGGALGAYIIANPGWVIKAGFAQGIGLMKPSPYNKELFMELLGLMFKIFNKARREGLMSIEADVEDPHSSDLFNSAPKVAANHHAIDFICDYLRLMISGASNPYQLEDLMIVELDSHHHEALMPSAAIGKVAEALPAFGIVAAVLGIIITMSYLDAGPMEIAHHMSVALVGTFLGILIAYGFIAPIASDLANRAEAEGAFFSTIKTCLMANLNGYAPQVAVEFGRKAIPSHERPTFQAVDEYLQTQK is encoded by the coding sequence ATGAAAGCAATTGTAGGGACATTAGTCGTAATCGGAACGTTGCTGGGTGGGTATCTTCCTCACGGTAGTTTTGGCATCATGATTCAACCGCTCGAGTTGGTGATTATTTGTGGTGGTGCTCTGGGTGCCTACATTATTGCCAACCCCGGCTGGGTTATTAAAGCCGGTTTTGCTCAAGGGATTGGCTTAATGAAGCCCTCGCCTTACAACAAAGAGTTGTTTATGGAGTTGCTTGGCCTGATGTTTAAAATTTTTAATAAAGCGCGTCGCGAGGGCTTAATGTCGATAGAGGCCGATGTTGAAGATCCTCATTCGAGCGACTTGTTTAACAGTGCACCAAAAGTGGCTGCCAATCACCATGCGATCGACTTTATTTGTGACTATTTACGTTTAATGATTAGTGGTGCAAGTAACCCCTATCAATTAGAAGATTTAATGATTGTTGAATTAGACTCTCACCACCACGAAGCCTTAATGCCCAGTGCGGCCATTGGTAAAGTGGCCGAAGCCTTGCCTGCGTTTGGTATTGTGGCCGCGGTATTGGGGATTATTATTACCATGAGTTATTTGGATGCCGGACCAATGGAAATCGCCCATCACATGTCAGTTGCTTTGGTAGGAACGTTCTTAGGGATTTTAATTGCTTATGGGTTTATCGCCCCAATAGCATCCGATTTAGCCAATCGTGCTGAAGCCGAAGGAGCGTTTTTTTCGACCATTAAAACCTGCTTAATGGCTAATTTAAATGGTTACGCACCTCAAGTAGCGGTCGAGTTTGGTCGTAAAGCCATTCCAAGTCACGAGCGTCCTACGTTTCAAGCGGTTGATGAATATTTACAAACTCAAAAATAA
- the fliI gene encoding flagellar protein export ATPase FliI, with product MNFSARFNLGLANQLQALTQSMPAAPSLKVAGRLVRMVGMTLEVVGTYAPLGARCKILNGLAPAVEAEVVGFNGNRLFLMPIGDTQGLAPNAMVLPMEGGVKVPVGMALLGRVVNGSGQPLDDKGPIEVEAYVPLTGQRINPLHRHPISQPLDVGIKAINALLTLGQGQRVGLMAGTGVGKSVLLGMMTKYTTADVVVVGLIGERGREVNDFIRQNLGEEGLKRAVVVATPADDAPLMRLHGAMLATAIAEFFRDKGLNVLLLMDSLTRFAQAQREIALAVGEPPASKGYPPSVFAKLPQLVERAGNGQAGCGSITAIYTVLAEGDDQGDPVVDSARGVLDGHIVLSRSVADSGRYPAIDVESSVSRVMVEIASKEQLQFARRFKQLYSAYQQNHDLIAVGAYRRGSDPEIDVAMAKYPALNAFLSQQISEQFTLEQSVAALAKALA from the coding sequence ATGAATTTTTCTGCTCGTTTTAATCTTGGTCTTGCTAATCAGCTGCAGGCTTTAACGCAGTCAATGCCGGCTGCGCCAAGTTTAAAAGTGGCCGGTCGGCTGGTACGCATGGTGGGCATGACGTTAGAGGTGGTGGGAACCTATGCACCCTTGGGTGCGCGATGCAAAATTTTAAACGGATTGGCACCCGCGGTTGAAGCCGAAGTGGTGGGGTTTAATGGCAATAGATTGTTTTTAATGCCGATTGGCGATACTCAAGGTCTTGCACCCAATGCGATGGTTCTGCCAATGGAAGGCGGGGTTAAAGTACCCGTAGGCATGGCCTTATTAGGACGAGTTGTTAATGGCAGTGGCCAGCCACTCGATGATAAAGGGCCTATCGAAGTTGAGGCTTATGTGCCTTTAACCGGTCAGCGTATAAATCCGTTGCATCGCCATCCTATTAGCCAACCATTAGATGTGGGTATTAAAGCCATTAACGCATTACTTACCTTGGGACAAGGGCAGCGCGTGGGCTTAATGGCTGGAACAGGTGTGGGTAAAAGTGTTTTATTGGGCATGATGACCAAATACACTACAGCCGATGTGGTGGTGGTGGGATTAATTGGTGAGCGTGGTCGCGAGGTGAATGATTTTATACGTCAAAACTTGGGCGAAGAAGGATTAAAGCGCGCGGTAGTAGTGGCCACACCAGCCGACGATGCACCTTTAATGCGCCTGCACGGTGCTATGTTGGCAACGGCGATTGCCGAATTCTTTAGAGATAAAGGCCTTAACGTTTTATTGTTAATGGATTCTTTAACACGATTTGCTCAAGCGCAGCGTGAAATTGCTTTGGCCGTCGGTGAACCTCCTGCCAGTAAAGGGTATCCTCCTTCGGTGTTTGCTAAGTTGCCGCAATTGGTTGAGCGTGCTGGTAACGGTCAAGCGGGTTGTGGTTCGATTACCGCTATTTACACCGTGCTGGCCGAAGGTGATGACCAGGGCGATCCAGTGGTAGATTCAGCTCGTGGGGTGTTAGATGGACACATTGTGTTGTCGCGCAGTGTCGCCGACTCGGGGCGTTATCCCGCCATAGACGTTGAGTCTTCGGTAAGCCGAGTGATGGTAGAAATTGCCTCTAAGGAACAGTTGCAGTTTGCACGGCGCTTTAAACAGTTGTATTCGGCGTATCAACAAAATCACGATTTAATTGCCGTTGGGGCGTATCGCCGTGGCAGTGACCCAGAAATAGACGTGGCTATGGCTAAATATCCAGCATTAAACGCATTTTTGTCGCAGCAAATTTCGGAGCAATTTACTCTTGAGCAGTCGGTGGCGGCTTTGGCTAAGGCGCTTGCTTAA
- the fliJ gene encoding flagellar export protein FliJ — translation MAANGQQRAKTMQTLVDLAQIELDNAAKSLAMFQAQLEQAKQQLASLMQYSAEYSTDLIATHRPLSPIQLQSRAAFGGRVQQAVAAQTTRVTEVEKMVEMANQQWLERRTRVKALQALLTKLKQGIQVQMNKREQQFMDELATQASLRK, via the coding sequence ATGGCAGCCAATGGGCAACAGCGCGCCAAGACAATGCAAACCTTGGTGGACTTAGCGCAAATAGAGTTAGACAATGCGGCAAAATCGTTGGCAATGTTTCAGGCGCAGTTAGAGCAGGCAAAACAGCAATTAGCGTCGTTAATGCAATACTCTGCTGAATATTCAACCGATTTAATTGCCACTCATCGCCCTTTAAGTCCTATTCAGTTGCAAAGTCGTGCGGCCTTTGGCGGGCGTGTACAGCAAGCCGTTGCGGCTCAAACCACTCGGGTAACCGAGGTGGAAAAAATGGTTGAAATGGCCAATCAGCAGTGGTTAGAGCGGCGCACGCGGGTGAAGGCTTTGCAAGCTTTATTGACAAAGTTAAAGCAGGGTATTCAAGTGCAAATGAATAAACGTGAACAGCAGTTTATGGATGAACTGGCTACACAGGCCTCATTGAGAAAATAA
- a CDS encoding methyl-accepting chemotaxis protein, translated as MTFLKYFVSVLGLCATTAMADSDVTQIPTLGFVVMAFVGGALVTGTLVYLLWCNKGGACDQTQLISQLNSVVQTEDFDTHLNNEHTDPKLIVVLNKLLESASNQVVKGMIEKSKVESKVADLEAQMEELNESLAAAYTKQFNTVAHEPFDNSELLGLSGNLASVVTLLNKGSAEGIASAASVITEVSGLTHEMTHASSVIKRLEEDSNNIGTVLVLIRDIAEQTNLLALNAAIEAARAGEHGRGFAVVADEVRILAGKTQQATKEIQKIIEELQQRARNAVQVMENGQQRVSTTQSQAGRVNSLLNDIVSNLSTLKSAQEALASVIKKS; from the coding sequence ATGACGTTTTTAAAGTATTTTGTAAGTGTATTAGGGCTGTGTGCTACCACGGCAATGGCCGACTCAGATGTGACGCAAATTCCCACACTGGGATTTGTGGTAATGGCGTTTGTAGGCGGTGCGTTAGTAACCGGTACGTTAGTGTATTTGCTTTGGTGCAATAAGGGCGGCGCATGCGATCAAACCCAATTAATAAGCCAGCTTAATTCAGTGGTTCAAACTGAAGACTTTGACACGCATCTTAACAACGAACACACCGACCCTAAGCTGATAGTCGTGCTTAATAAGCTGTTAGAAAGTGCGTCCAATCAAGTGGTAAAAGGCATGATTGAAAAATCTAAAGTCGAATCTAAAGTGGCAGATTTAGAAGCGCAAATGGAAGAGTTAAACGAATCTCTAGCCGCCGCTTACACCAAGCAATTTAATACGGTAGCGCATGAACCTTTTGATAACTCTGAACTGCTTGGATTATCCGGTAACTTGGCCAGTGTGGTGACTTTGCTTAATAAAGGTTCGGCCGAAGGCATTGCATCTGCGGCCAGCGTTATTACCGAAGTAAGTGGCTTAACACACGAAATGACGCACGCGTCGTCGGTCATTAAACGCTTAGAAGAAGACAGTAATAACATTGGAACGGTGCTGGTATTGATTCGCGATATAGCAGAACAAACCAATTTATTGGCCTTAAACGCGGCCATAGAAGCGGCACGTGCCGGAGAGCACGGTCGTGGGTTTGCCGTTGTGGCCGATGAAGTTCGAATTTTAGCCGGTAAAACCCAACAAGCCACTAAAGAAATTCAAAAAATTATTGAAGAATTACAACAACGCGCGCGTAATGCGGTGCAAGTAATGGAAAACGGACAGCAACGCGTTAGTACTACGCAGAGCCAAGCAGGTCGGGTAAATAGTCTTTTAAATGATATCGTTAGCAATCTTTCTACGTTAAAATCAGCGCAGGAAGCCTTGGCCAGCGTGATTAAAAAAAGTTAA
- a CDS encoding FliH/SctL family protein, translated as MVPKVAQFDEVLSLLTTPYQMLEKQTLDEIVAMALHIAVAVIEREIAQDPQWIAQALQQAINTLPECEPNEVGVIQVQLHPSDFEVWQTHNAQHSALNNATSGGVNPWHVSANAQLVPGSCLVKQNQSAVLNSWQTRFDALTENVSLGS; from the coding sequence TTGGTTCCAAAAGTGGCGCAGTTTGATGAGGTGTTGTCATTGTTAACCACACCCTATCAAATGTTAGAAAAACAGACATTAGATGAAATAGTGGCCATGGCTTTGCACATTGCAGTTGCCGTGATAGAGCGTGAAATTGCTCAAGACCCACAGTGGATTGCCCAGGCCTTGCAACAGGCTATTAATACGTTGCCCGAATGCGAGCCCAATGAAGTAGGCGTGATTCAAGTTCAATTGCACCCGTCTGATTTTGAGGTGTGGCAAACGCATAACGCACAACACAGTGCGCTAAACAATGCTACCAGTGGTGGCGTAAATCCTTGGCATGTGAGTGCCAACGCTCAGTTGGTTCCTGGTAGTTGTTTGGTTAAGCAAAATCAATCTGCGGTATTAAACAGTTGGCAAACCCGATTTGATGCGCTTACCGAAAATGTGTCACTGGGCAGTTAA